The Bacillus vallismortis genome window below encodes:
- a CDS encoding NAD kinase: MKFAVSSKGDQVSDTLKSKIQAYLLDFDMELDENEPEIVISVGGDGTLLYAFHRYSDRLDKTAFVGVHTGHLGFYADWVPHEIEKLVLAIAKTPYHTVEYPLLEVIVTYHENEREERYLALNECTIKSIEGSLVADVEIKGQLFETFRGDGLCLSTPSGSTAYNKALGGAIIHPSIRAIQLAEMASINNRVFRTVGSPLLLPSHHDCMIKPRNEVDFQVTIDHLTLLHKDVKSIRCQVAAENVRFARFRPFPFWKRVQDSFIGKGE; this comes from the coding sequence ATGAAATTTGCCGTATCATCAAAAGGAGATCAAGTTTCTGATACGCTGAAAAGCAAAATACAGGCGTATTTATTGGATTTTGATATGGAACTGGATGAAAATGAACCGGAAATCGTCATTTCAGTCGGAGGCGACGGAACGCTTTTGTATGCTTTTCACAGATACAGCGACCGCTTGGACAAAACAGCATTCGTCGGCGTTCACACGGGTCATCTGGGGTTTTATGCCGACTGGGTTCCTCATGAAATTGAAAAGCTTGTTCTTGCGATTGCGAAAACGCCGTATCATACAGTCGAATATCCGCTTCTCGAAGTGATTGTGACCTATCACGAAAATGAGCGGGAAGAAAGATATTTAGCATTGAATGAATGTACAATTAAAAGCATAGAAGGAAGCCTTGTGGCTGATGTGGAAATCAAGGGGCAGCTCTTTGAAACCTTTCGGGGCGACGGCCTTTGCCTGTCAACGCCATCCGGCAGCACAGCCTACAATAAGGCGCTGGGCGGAGCGATTATCCATCCGTCTATCAGAGCGATCCAGCTCGCGGAAATGGCTTCTATTAATAACCGTGTCTTCAGGACGGTCGGATCGCCGCTGCTTCTGCCTTCCCATCATGATTGCATGATTAAACCGAGAAACGAAGTTGACTTTCAAGTGACGATTGACCATTTAACCCTTCTTCATAAGGACGTGAAGTCGATCCGCTGCCAGGTTGCAGCCGAAAATGTGAGGTTTGCGAGATTTCGTCCGTTTCCATTTTGGAAAAGAGTTCAGGATTCGTTTATCGGAAAAGGTGAATAG
- a CDS encoding RluA family pseudouridine synthase: protein MEPFFIRKNITSAEDGMTVKEYAGKLGISKRLLTDIKFAGGDLLINGEHVTVKYVLREGDLLVVKFPEEQVSETLLPEPVPLDILYEDEHVLVINKQPYVSSIPSREHPSGSIANGMIHHYQKNGVRATVHLVTRLDRDTSGLMLVAKHRFAHSILSSAQKSGLVKRRYAAVVHGRMTQMEGTVDAPIGRHPDSIIERMVTPEGQKAVTHFHVTHATDEITSVTLQLETGRTHQIRVHMSYLGHPLCGDTLYGGTRREIGRQALHSEQLSFIHPLTQENMVFHAALPQDMKELIKGENP from the coding sequence GTGGAACCATTTTTTATCAGAAAGAACATCACTTCCGCTGAAGACGGAATGACTGTAAAAGAATACGCGGGTAAACTGGGGATTTCGAAACGTCTGTTAACCGACATCAAGTTTGCCGGGGGTGACCTGCTGATCAACGGTGAACATGTAACGGTCAAATACGTTTTGCGAGAGGGAGATCTTCTTGTCGTGAAGTTTCCCGAGGAACAGGTGAGTGAGACGTTATTGCCAGAGCCTGTTCCGCTCGATATCTTGTATGAGGATGAGCATGTGCTTGTGATCAACAAGCAGCCTTATGTATCATCAATCCCCTCGAGAGAGCACCCATCCGGCAGCATTGCGAATGGAATGATCCATCATTATCAAAAAAACGGAGTGCGGGCGACAGTTCATCTTGTCACCCGGCTGGACCGGGATACATCAGGTCTTATGCTTGTTGCCAAGCATCGCTTTGCCCACTCGATTTTATCGTCAGCGCAAAAAAGCGGGCTTGTGAAACGCCGGTACGCGGCAGTGGTCCACGGGCGGATGACACAGATGGAAGGAACAGTCGATGCTCCGATTGGCAGACATCCTGACAGTATTATTGAACGGATGGTGACACCGGAAGGCCAGAAGGCTGTTACCCATTTTCATGTCACACACGCAACTGACGAGATCACATCGGTGACATTGCAGCTTGAGACAGGCCGGACCCATCAAATTCGTGTACATATGAGCTACCTTGGGCACCCGCTGTGCGGTGATACACTGTATGGCGGAACGAGACGGGAAATTGGCCGGCAGGCTCTGCACAGCGAGCAGCTTTCGTTTATCCATCCGCTGACACAGGAGAACATGGTGTTTCATGCTGCACTGCCTCAAGATATGAAAGAACTGATAAAAGGAGAGAATCCGTAA
- the prpE gene encoding bis(5'-nucleosyl)-tetraphosphatase PrpE yields the protein MAYDIISDMHGCYDEMMALIQKLGYTMKNGVPVHEEGRVLVFAGDLTDRGPKSIEVIRFVAGAYEKGAVRYVPGNHCNKLYRYLKGNPVKVMHGLETTAAELEELSTEERKTVSEQFMKLYETAPLYDILHNGELVVAHAGIKADDIGKFTRRVKDFVLYGDVTGETYPDGRPVRRDWAASYSGKAWVVYGHTPVKEPRKVNRTINIDTGCVFGNKLTGFRFPELETVSVPSSLPYDESRFRPI from the coding sequence ATGGCTTACGATATAATCAGCGATATGCATGGCTGCTATGATGAAATGATGGCATTAATCCAAAAGCTTGGCTATACAATGAAAAATGGAGTGCCTGTCCACGAAGAAGGCAGGGTGCTTGTTTTTGCCGGAGATTTAACTGATAGAGGACCGAAATCAATAGAGGTCATCCGCTTTGTAGCCGGCGCTTACGAAAAAGGCGCTGTACGTTATGTTCCGGGAAATCATTGCAATAAGCTGTACCGCTACTTAAAAGGAAACCCCGTCAAAGTGATGCATGGCCTCGAAACAACAGCGGCAGAGCTTGAAGAACTTTCCACAGAAGAAAGAAAAACAGTCAGCGAACAGTTTATGAAGCTGTACGAAACGGCGCCGCTTTACGACATCTTACATAACGGAGAATTAGTTGTCGCCCATGCTGGCATAAAGGCTGACGATATCGGAAAATTTACCCGCAGGGTGAAAGACTTTGTGCTTTACGGCGATGTGACGGGTGAAACGTATCCGGACGGCAGACCTGTCAGACGTGACTGGGCTGCATCCTATAGCGGTAAAGCTTGGGTGGTATACGGCCATACACCTGTGAAAGAGCCCCGGAAAGTCAATCGCACCATCAACATTGATACAGGCTGCGTATTCGGAAATAAACTGACAGGCTTTCGCTTTCCAGAACTAGAGACCGTCTCTGTTCCAAGCTCCCTGCCTTATGACGAATCAAGATTTCGCCCAATATAA
- a CDS encoding monovalent cation:proton antiporter family protein, producing MAHSSVASLVVVLIVAFLTPILLHRFKLTIPVVVAEIIMGLIIGKSGLNLVVEGDTWLETLSLLGFIFLMFLSGLEIDFSSFEKGKKKQLLPNGKAAPNTFATASIIFAGIFILSLLLSYGFVLAGFIENAFLMTLIISTISLGVVVPTLKEERIMNSNIGQIILLVAVIADLVTMILLAVFSSLYGEDSGNMWLLMILFAAGVVLYFFGRVFKHRSFVESMSKGTIQIGTRAIFTLIIVLVALSESLGAENILGAFLAGVLVSLLSPNKELVQQLDSFGYGFLIPIFFVMVGVKLDIWTLFQDPKILIMIPLLLLALLVSKIIPVLYLKKWYDKRTILASGFLLTSTLSLVIAAATIGQQLHVISANMSGALTLVAVIASIFSPVLFKKLYTREEQPEEKKTITFIGANQMTLPVTLELPEEEYDVRVVHVYQENAEEKLSESVFTVEAISDYEHQTLESLGIFDADILVVATGNEDMNADIALLAKEKGTERVIASVGSPENEATLKAQGINIFSMLLSTKTLLRALIEAPGVMKLLTNEESSLYQINMENSTYDGVILREFPFTGDVIFVRIFRGVDSIVPHGDTRLKLGDRLIVTGSRVYVMELKKTLEG from the coding sequence ATGGCGCATTCATCTGTCGCATCTTTAGTTGTTGTACTTATCGTTGCATTTTTAACACCCATCCTTTTGCACCGCTTTAAACTGACGATCCCGGTTGTTGTTGCGGAAATCATTATGGGGCTGATTATCGGAAAAAGCGGTCTTAATTTAGTTGTCGAGGGTGATACATGGCTTGAGACGCTTTCTTTGCTCGGATTTATCTTTTTAATGTTTTTAAGCGGGCTTGAAATTGATTTTTCATCGTTTGAGAAAGGAAAGAAAAAGCAGCTCCTGCCGAACGGCAAAGCGGCGCCTAATACGTTTGCTACGGCGTCCATTATTTTTGCCGGTATATTTATTTTATCATTGCTGCTGTCCTATGGGTTCGTCTTGGCAGGATTTATCGAAAATGCGTTTTTAATGACGCTAATTATTTCAACGATTTCGTTAGGTGTTGTCGTTCCAACGTTAAAAGAAGAACGGATTATGAATTCAAATATCGGGCAGATTATTTTGCTTGTTGCCGTGATTGCTGATTTGGTCACGATGATTCTTCTTGCTGTGTTTTCTTCTCTGTACGGAGAAGACAGCGGGAACATGTGGCTCTTGATGATCCTGTTTGCAGCCGGAGTGGTGCTTTACTTTTTCGGCCGGGTCTTTAAACATCGCTCATTTGTTGAGTCGATGTCAAAAGGGACGATTCAGATCGGGACGCGTGCCATTTTTACGTTAATTATCGTACTCGTTGCCCTGTCTGAATCACTTGGGGCGGAAAATATTCTCGGCGCTTTCTTAGCGGGGGTTCTCGTTTCCCTTCTTTCGCCAAACAAAGAACTTGTTCAGCAGCTGGATTCATTCGGCTACGGGTTCTTAATTCCGATTTTCTTTGTAATGGTCGGTGTGAAGCTCGATATTTGGACCCTTTTCCAAGATCCGAAAATTTTAATCATGATCCCGCTTCTGCTTTTGGCGCTGTTAGTCAGCAAAATCATTCCTGTCCTGTACTTGAAGAAGTGGTATGATAAACGAACCATTTTGGCGTCTGGTTTCCTGCTGACATCAACTCTCTCGCTCGTGATTGCCGCTGCGACAATCGGACAGCAGCTTCACGTGATCAGCGCAAATATGTCAGGAGCGCTGACGTTAGTAGCCGTCATTGCCAGTATTTTTTCGCCGGTCTTATTTAAAAAATTATACACACGGGAAGAGCAGCCGGAGGAGAAAAAGACAATTACGTTTATCGGCGCAAACCAAATGACATTGCCTGTTACTCTTGAACTGCCGGAAGAGGAGTATGACGTGCGTGTTGTGCATGTCTATCAAGAGAATGCGGAGGAAAAACTGTCAGAATCAGTATTTACCGTTGAAGCCATCTCTGACTATGAACACCAGACGCTTGAATCACTCGGCATTTTTGATGCAGATATCCTGGTTGTCGCGACTGGGAATGAAGACATGAATGCGGACATTGCGTTACTTGCAAAAGAAAAAGGAACAGAAAGAGTCATTGCCAGCGTTGGATCACCCGAGAATGAAGCAACTTTGAAGGCGCAGGGAATCAACATCTTTTCTATGCTGCTGTCGACAAAAACACTGCTTCGCGCGCTAATAGAAGCGCCTGGTGTCATGAAGCTGCTCACGAACGAAGAGTCTTCTCTGTATCAAATTAATATGGAAAACAGCACGTACGACGGTGTGATTTTACGGGAATTCCCTTTTACAGGAGACGTCATCTTTGTCAGGATTTTTAGAGGTGTGGACAGCATCGTTCCTCATGGGGATACAAGGCTGAAACTGGGAGACCGCTTAATTGTCACCGGGTCTAGGGTGTATGTAATGGAACTTAAGAAAACATTAGAAGGATAA
- the tenA gene encoding thiaminase II, which translates to MNFSEECRNAAAEWWEGSFVHPFVQGIGDGTLPIDRFKYYVLQDSYYLTHFAKVQSFGAAYAKDLYTTGRMASHAQGTYEAEMALHREFAELLEISEAERKAFKPSPTAYSYTSHMYRSVLSGNFAEILAALLPCYWLYYEVGEKLLTCDPGHPIYQKWISTYGGDWFRQQVEEQINRFDELAENSTEEVRAKMKENFVISSFYEYQFWGMANRKEGWSDRGIKEVEEFGASRHN; encoded by the coding sequence GTGAATTTTTCAGAAGAATGCCGTAACGCAGCCGCAGAATGGTGGGAAGGGAGCTTTGTCCATCCTTTCGTTCAGGGAATCGGTGACGGAACGCTTCCGATTGACCGTTTTAAATACTATGTGCTTCAGGATTCTTATTATTTAACGCATTTTGCAAAGGTACAATCGTTCGGTGCCGCTTATGCGAAGGACCTTTATACAACGGGCCGCATGGCAAGCCACGCCCAAGGTACATATGAGGCGGAAATGGCGCTTCACCGCGAGTTTGCGGAGCTGTTGGAGATTAGTGAGGCAGAGCGTAAGGCGTTTAAGCCGTCTCCTACAGCGTACTCTTATACATCCCATATGTACCGTTCGGTTTTGAGCGGGAATTTTGCTGAGATCTTAGCGGCCCTGCTGCCATGCTACTGGCTGTATTACGAGGTTGGCGAGAAATTGCTGACATGTGACCCGGGGCATCCGATTTATCAGAAGTGGATCAGCACATACGGCGGTGACTGGTTCAGACAGCAGGTCGAAGAGCAAATCAACCGCTTTGATGAGCTGGCGGAAAACAGCACGGAGGAAGTGCGTGCCAAGATGAAAGAGAATTTTGTTATTTCAAGCTTCTATGAGTATCAATTTTGGGGAATGGCCAATCGAAAAGAAGGCTGGTCCGACCGCGGCATAAAAGAGGTGGAGGAATTTGGAGCTTCACGCCATAACTGA
- the tenI gene encoding thiazole tautomerase TenI, whose protein sequence is MELHAITDDCKPVETLARVIIAIQNEVDYIHIRERSKSAADILKLLELVSEGGGDKRKLVMNGRVDIALFSSIHRVQLPSNSFSPKQVRARFPHLHIGRSVHSLEEAVQAEKEDADYVLFGHVFETDCKKGLEGRGVSLLSEIKQRMSIPIMAIGGMTPDRLRDVKQAGADGIAVMSGIFSSADPLEAARRYSRKLKEMRYEKAL, encoded by the coding sequence TTGGAGCTTCACGCCATAACTGATGACTGCAAGCCGGTTGAAACGTTAGCGAGAGTCATCATAGCGATTCAGAATGAAGTAGATTACATTCACATTCGAGAACGGTCTAAATCGGCGGCTGACATTTTGAAACTGCTTGAGCTTGTTTCTGAAGGCGGGGGAGATAAACGAAAATTGGTCATGAATGGGCGAGTGGATATTGCACTTTTTTCATCTATTCATCGCGTGCAGCTGCCGAGCAACAGCTTTTCACCGAAGCAGGTCAGAGCCAGATTTCCTCACCTTCATATCGGGCGGTCGGTGCATTCACTGGAGGAAGCCGTTCAAGCAGAAAAGGAAGATGCGGACTACGTATTGTTCGGCCATGTGTTTGAAACGGATTGCAAAAAGGGTCTTGAAGGCAGAGGTGTGTCCTTGCTGTCAGAAATCAAACAGCGGATGTCCATCCCGATTATGGCCATCGGCGGCATGACACCGGACAGATTAAGAGACGTAAAACAAGCGGGAGCAGACGGCATCGCTGTCATGTCAGGAATTTTCTCTTCCGCTGACCCTTTGGAAGCTGCCAGACGATATTCCCGTAAGCTAAAGGAGATGCGCTATGAAAAGGCATTATGA
- the thiO gene encoding glycine oxidase ThiO, with the protein MKRHYDAVVIGGGIIGSAIAYHLAKENKTIALFESGTMGGRTTSAAAGMLGAHAECEERDAFFDFAMHSQRLYKGLGEELYPLSGIDIRRHNGGMFKLAFSEEDVLRLRKMDDLESVSWHTKEEVLEIEPYTSGDISGASFIQDDVHVEPYFVCKAYAKAAKALGAEIFEHTPVMHVDRDGEVLSIETPNGNVSADYVAVASGVWSGMFFKQLGLNNSFFPVKGECLSVWNDEIPLTKTLYHDHCYIVPRKSGRLVVGATMKPGDWSETPDLGGLESVMKKAKTMLPAIQNMKVDRFWAGLRPGTKDGKPYIGRHPEDSRILFAAGHFRNGILLAPATGALISDLIMNKGVNQDWLHAFRIDRKEAVQI; encoded by the coding sequence ATGAAAAGGCATTATGATGCAGTAGTCATTGGAGGCGGGATTATTGGTTCCGCGATTGCTTATCATTTAGCAAAGGAAAACAAAACAATCGCATTGTTTGAAAGCGGGACAATGGGCGGCAGAACAACAAGTGCCGCTGCCGGAATGCTGGGCGCTCATGCCGAGTGCGAGGAACGTGACGCGTTTTTTGACTTCGCCATGCACAGCCAGCGTCTGTACAAAGGTCTTGGAGAAGAGCTTTACCCATTATCCGGTATTGATATCAGGCGACATAACGGCGGTATGTTTAAGCTGGCGTTTTCTGAAGAAGACGTGCTGCGGCTGAGGAAGATGGATGATTTGGAATCAGTCAGCTGGCATACAAAAGAAGAAGTTTTAGAAATAGAGCCGTATACGTCCGGTGACATTTCCGGGGCATCCTTTATTCAGGATGATGTGCATGTTGAGCCTTATTTCGTTTGCAAGGCATATGCGAAAGCAGCGAAAGCGCTTGGCGCGGAGATTTTTGAGCATACTCCCGTCATGCATGTCGACCGTGACGGTGAAGTGCTGTCCATCGAGACACCGAATGGTAACGTATCGGCGGATTATGTCGCGGTTGCCAGCGGGGTGTGGAGCGGAATGTTTTTTAAACAGCTCGGGCTGAACAACTCATTTTTCCCTGTAAAAGGGGAATGCCTGTCTGTTTGGAATGATGAAATCCCGCTGACAAAAACACTTTACCATGATCATTGCTATATCGTGCCGAGAAAAAGCGGCAGACTGGTTGTCGGCGCCACAATGAAGCCGGGTGATTGGAGTGAAACACCGGATCTTGGTGGACTGGAATCTGTTATGAAAAAAGCAAAAACGATGCTGCCGGCCATTCAGAATATGAAGGTGGATCGTTTTTGGGCAGGACTGCGGCCGGGAACAAAGGATGGGAAACCGTACATCGGCAGACACCCTGAGGACAGCCGTATTTTATTTGCGGCGGGCCATTTTAGAAATGGGATTCTGCTTGCTCCGGCAACGGGGGCTTTGATCAGTGACCTCATCATGAATAAAGGGGTCAATCAGGACTGGCTGCACGCATTCCGAATTGATCGCAAGGAGGCGGTTCAGATATGA
- the thiS gene encoding sulfur carrier protein ThiS — protein sequence MLQLNGKDVKWEKDTGTIQDLLASYQLENKIVIVERNKEIIGKEHYHEVELCDRDVIEIVHFVGGG from the coding sequence ATGCTACAGCTGAACGGTAAAGACGTGAAGTGGGAAAAAGACACAGGTACAATTCAAGATCTGCTGGCGTCCTATCAGCTTGAAAATAAAATCGTTATCGTTGAAAGAAATAAAGAAATTATCGGCAAAGAACACTATCACGAGGTTGAGCTTTGTGATCGCGATGTCATTGAAATTGTCCATTTTGTAGGAGGCGGATGA
- the thiG gene encoding thiazole synthase codes for MSMLTIGGKSFQSRLLLGTGKYPSFDIQKEAVAVSESDILTFAVRRMNIFEASQPNFLEQLDLSKYTLLPNTAGAGTAEEAVRIARLAKASGLCDMIKVEVIGCSRSLLPDPVETLKASEQLLEEGFIVLPYTSDDVVLARKLEELGVHAIMPGASPIGSGQGILNPLNLSFIIEQAKVPVIVDAGIGSPKDAAYAMELGADGVLLNTAVSGANDPVKMAHAMKLAVEAGRLSYEAGRIPRKQYGTASSPGEGLPV; via the coding sequence ATGAGCATGTTAACTATTGGCGGGAAATCATTTCAATCAAGATTGCTGCTGGGTACGGGGAAATACCCATCGTTTGACATCCAAAAGGAAGCGGTGGCCGTTTCCGAGTCTGATATTTTAACATTTGCTGTGCGGAGAATGAACATTTTTGAAGCGTCTCAGCCTAATTTTCTGGAACAGCTTGATTTATCTAAATACACGCTTCTGCCGAATACAGCGGGCGCCGGGACCGCTGAAGAGGCGGTTCGGATTGCAAGGCTGGCGAAAGCGTCAGGGCTTTGTGACATGATTAAAGTCGAAGTCATCGGATGCAGCCGTTCCTTGCTGCCTGATCCTGTTGAAACATTAAAGGCGTCCGAACAGCTTCTTGAAGAAGGATTTATCGTGCTCCCTTACACGTCGGATGATGTTGTGCTGGCAAGAAAACTGGAGGAGCTTGGCGTTCATGCCATCATGCCGGGGGCATCTCCGATCGGATCTGGGCAAGGAATCTTAAATCCTTTGAATCTGTCATTTATTATTGAACAAGCGAAAGTGCCGGTTATCGTGGACGCCGGCATCGGATCGCCAAAAGACGCGGCATACGCAATGGAGCTTGGAGCTGACGGCGTACTCCTCAATACGGCTGTATCAGGTGCGAATGACCCTGTGAAAATGGCTCATGCCATGAAGCTCGCGGTGGAAGCAGGACGCCTTTCTTATGAGGCGGGACGTATTCCGCGGAAGCAGTACGGAACGGCAAGCAGTCCGGGAGAAGGTCTTCCTGTATGA
- the thiF gene encoding thiazole biosynthesis adenylyltransferase ThiF, whose protein sequence is MTDRYSRQELFAPIGPAGQKKLKEARAVIIGAGALGTASAEMLVRAGVGSVKIADRDYVEWSNLQRQQLYTEDDVKKEMPKAAAAEHRLRSINSDVDVTGLVLDVTVENIFELIKGASIIVDAADNFETRLIVNDAAVKEGIPFLYGACVGSYGLTFTVVPGSTPCLHCLLDTLPIAGATCDTAGIISPAVLQVAVFQVTDALKLLTGENCEPVLRSFDLWKNERSEVKAAGLKQNACPSCGTKDFPFLSYENQTKAAVLCGRNTVQIRSSFTKETDLEVLAGQLKQAGLDVAANPYLISCRSADMKMVLFRDGRALIHGTNDIARAKSIYHKWIG, encoded by the coding sequence ATGACGGACAGGTACTCCAGACAGGAGCTGTTTGCTCCAATCGGCCCAGCCGGCCAGAAGAAATTGAAAGAAGCGCGCGCCGTGATTATCGGTGCCGGTGCGCTCGGAACAGCCAGTGCAGAAATGCTGGTCAGAGCGGGTGTCGGCTCTGTGAAGATTGCCGACAGAGATTACGTTGAATGGAGCAACCTGCAGCGCCAGCAGCTGTATACAGAAGATGATGTCAAAAAAGAAATGCCGAAAGCGGCCGCTGCTGAGCATCGTCTCCGTTCAATTAACAGCGATGTTGATGTGACTGGCCTTGTGTTGGATGTGACAGTGGAAAATATCTTCGAGCTGATTAAGGGCGCTTCGATCATTGTGGATGCGGCTGATAATTTTGAAACCCGCCTGATCGTAAATGATGCTGCGGTCAAAGAAGGGATTCCTTTTCTTTACGGTGCCTGTGTAGGGAGCTACGGCCTCACTTTTACTGTAGTGCCGGGATCGACTCCCTGCCTGCATTGCTTGCTCGATACACTTCCGATTGCCGGAGCGACATGTGACACAGCCGGCATCATCAGTCCGGCTGTATTGCAGGTAGCGGTCTTTCAGGTGACAGACGCGCTGAAGCTGCTGACGGGAGAGAATTGCGAGCCAGTGCTGCGCTCCTTTGACCTATGGAAAAATGAGCGGTCAGAGGTGAAAGCGGCGGGTCTCAAACAGAACGCATGCCCAAGCTGCGGCACAAAGGATTTTCCGTTTTTGTCTTATGAAAATCAAACAAAAGCGGCTGTATTGTGCGGCAGGAACACCGTGCAAATCAGATCATCCTTTACAAAAGAAACGGATCTTGAAGTGCTGGCGGGTCAACTGAAGCAAGCCGGGCTTGATGTAGCCGCGAACCCGTATTTGATTTCCTGCCGTTCGGCTGATATGAAAATGGTGCTGTTCCGGGACGGCAGAGCATTGATCCATGGAACGAATGATATTGCCCGGGCAAAATCCATTTATCATAAATGGATCGGGTAA
- the thiD gene encoding bifunctional hydroxymethylpyrimidine kinase/phosphomethylpyrimidine kinase, whose product MSIYKALTIAGSDSGGGAGIQADIKTFQELDVFGMSALTAVTAQNTLGVHGVYPLSVEALRQQIDAVAEDLRPDAIKTGMLWNSEMIEEVARKIDEYGFNRVIVDPVMIAKGGASLLRDESVAALKELLIPRSYTITPNVPEAETLTGMTIRSLDDRKKAAEQLVEMGAQNVIIKGGHQPKDNHITDLLFDGSMFMQISHPYIDTKHTHGTGCTFAAALTAQTAKGDSIHQAFEIAANFVREAVENTLGIGSGHGPTNHFAFKRNSLKTSR is encoded by the coding sequence ATGAGTATATATAAAGCATTGACAATCGCCGGCTCTGATTCAGGCGGCGGCGCAGGGATACAGGCAGATATTAAAACCTTTCAAGAGCTCGATGTGTTCGGAATGTCTGCGCTTACGGCGGTAACCGCTCAAAATACGCTGGGCGTCCATGGGGTGTATCCGCTGTCTGTAGAGGCGCTGAGACAGCAAATTGACGCTGTTGCCGAGGATTTGAGACCGGACGCCATAAAAACGGGAATGCTCTGGAATTCTGAAATGATTGAAGAAGTGGCGAGAAAAATTGACGAGTACGGGTTTAACCGTGTGATTGTTGATCCGGTTATGATCGCAAAGGGAGGTGCATCCTTGCTGCGTGATGAATCAGTTGCCGCCTTAAAAGAGCTGCTTATTCCGAGAAGCTACACGATTACGCCGAATGTGCCGGAAGCAGAAACGCTGACTGGAATGACAATCCGCTCGCTGGATGACCGGAAAAAAGCAGCGGAACAGCTCGTCGAGATGGGGGCGCAGAACGTGATTATCAAAGGCGGGCACCAGCCTAAGGACAATCACATTACTGACCTTCTTTTCGATGGGAGCATGTTTATGCAAATCAGCCATCCCTATATCGATACGAAACATACGCATGGCACAGGATGCACCTTTGCAGCGGCATTAACAGCTCAAACCGCTAAAGGTGACAGTATCCATCAGGCATTCGAGATAGCGGCCAACTTTGTCCGCGAAGCGGTGGAAAATACGCTTGGCATCGGATCGGGCCACGGGCCGACAAACCATTTCGCTTTTAAACGAAACAGCTTAAAAACAAGCCGATGA
- the fabI gene encoding enoyl-ACP reductase FabI, which translates to MNFSLEGRNIVVMGVANKRSIAWGIARSLHEAGARLIFTYAGERLEKSVQELAGTLERNDSIILPCDVTNDAEIETCFASIKEQVGVVHGIAHCIAFANKEELVGEYLNTNRDGFLLAHNISSYSLTAVVKAARPIMTEGGSIVTLTYLGGELVMPNYNVMGVAKASLDASVKYLASDLGKENIRVNSISAGPIRTLSAKGISDFNSILKDIEERAPLRRTTTPEEVGDTAAFLFSDMSRGITGENLHVDSGFHITAR; encoded by the coding sequence ATGAATTTTTCACTTGAAGGCCGCAACATTGTCGTGATGGGGGTTGCCAACAAACGCAGTATCGCATGGGGAATTGCGCGCTCTCTGCATGAAGCGGGAGCACGCTTGATTTTCACATACGCAGGAGAACGCCTGGAGAAATCAGTTCAAGAGCTTGCCGGAACATTAGAACGCAATGACTCCATTATTCTTCCTTGCGACGTCACAAACGACGCGGAAATCGAAACTTGCTTTGCAAGCATTAAGGAGCAGGTCGGTGTGGTCCACGGTATCGCGCATTGTATCGCGTTTGCCAACAAAGAAGAGCTTGTCGGCGAATACTTAAACACAAATCGTGACGGTTTCCTTTTGGCTCATAACATCAGCTCATACTCTCTGACAGCTGTTGTCAAAGCGGCACGTCCGATCATGACTGAAGGCGGAAGCATTGTCACTTTGACTTACCTTGGCGGAGAGCTTGTGATGCCAAACTACAATGTCATGGGTGTAGCGAAAGCTTCTCTTGATGCAAGTGTGAAATACTTAGCTTCCGACTTAGGAAAAGAAAATATCCGCGTGAACAGCATTTCTGCAGGCCCGATCAGAACATTATCTGCTAAAGGCATCAGCGATTTCAATTCTATCTTAAAAGACATCGAAGAGCGTGCGCCGCTTCGCCGCACGACAACACCTGAAGAAGTGGGCGATACAGCTGCGTTCTTATTCAGCGATATGTCCCGAGGCATTACAGGTGAAAATCTTCACGTTGATTCAGGTTTCCATATCACTGCCCGCTAA